From a region of the Agrobacterium larrymoorei genome:
- a CDS encoding sugar-binding transcriptional regulator: MARRSDSGGRLDDAARAGWLYYVAGRTQDEIAAAMGISRQSAQRLVSLAVAERLIKVRLDHPIAACLEKAQALRQRFSLKHVEVVPSDPAGVSSTVGIAEAGAAEIERWLRTPEPIVLAIGTGRTLRAAVDQLPPMECPQHRIVSLTGNIGPDGSAAYYNVIFSMADAIKARHFPMPLPVLCPSAEERELLHEQSLVRSNLALGAAANVTFVGVGELGENAPLCLDGFIAVDEMKRLIAEGAAGEICGWFYDGDGRIMNNPINDRVASVPVPSRETCTVIGIAQGKRKSPAILAALRGGLLNGIITDENSAEYLLAN, translated from the coding sequence ATGGCCAGGCGATCCGATAGCGGTGGGCGGTTAGACGATGCGGCGAGAGCTGGCTGGCTCTATTACGTTGCGGGCCGCACACAGGATGAGATTGCCGCGGCCATGGGAATTTCCCGCCAATCGGCACAAAGGCTTGTCTCGCTGGCAGTCGCCGAGCGCCTGATCAAGGTTCGGCTCGATCACCCCATTGCCGCGTGTCTGGAAAAAGCGCAGGCGCTGCGGCAGCGTTTTTCTCTCAAGCATGTCGAAGTGGTGCCGAGCGATCCCGCTGGCGTTTCTTCGACGGTCGGTATCGCCGAAGCGGGTGCTGCGGAAATTGAGCGATGGCTCCGCACGCCAGAGCCCATCGTACTTGCAATCGGCACGGGGCGAACGCTGAGGGCGGCTGTCGATCAGTTGCCACCAATGGAATGTCCGCAGCACCGCATCGTCTCCTTGACCGGCAATATCGGGCCGGATGGTTCGGCGGCCTATTACAACGTCATCTTTTCCATGGCGGATGCCATCAAGGCCCGGCATTTTCCCATGCCGCTGCCGGTGCTCTGCCCTTCGGCGGAAGAGCGGGAATTGCTGCATGAGCAGTCCCTTGTCCGCTCCAACCTGGCACTTGGGGCGGCGGCGAACGTTACCTTCGTCGGCGTCGGCGAATTGGGCGAAAACGCACCGCTTTGCCTCGATGGCTTCATTGCCGTGGATGAGATGAAGCGCCTGATCGCTGAGGGGGCTGCCGGAGAAATCTGCGGCTGGTTCTATGATGGCGACGGCAGGATCATGAACAATCCAATCAATGATCGGGTGGCCTCCGTGCCGGTGCCGTCACGAGAAACGTGCACAGTGATCGGCATTGCCCAAGGCAAGCGAAAATCAC